In a single window of the Deltaproteobacteria bacterium genome:
- a CDS encoding glutamate dehydrogenase produces the protein MTPAEATTYFFKRAARTMDIGERIETLLITPLREVKVQLAVELDSGEIRTFTGYRIQHDNARGPMKGGLRYHPAVTHEEMLGLASLMSWKTAVVNLPFGGAKGGIAVDPHTLRPKELERLTRKYIDQVHEIIGPMRDIPAPDVNTNPQVMAWVMDQYSKYHGHAPAVVTGKPLDLYGSRGREAATGRGVAIITNEILRELGKNIAGARVAVQGFGNVGSHTARLLYEAGAKIVGVSDVNGALYKPTGLSVPGLFEHVKRYGTVKDYPEGQAMTNAELLACDCDILIPAAVEGQITLENAASIRAGLIVEAANGPVDPAADEALHQRGVIVVPDILASAGGVTVSYFEWVQNNQQLSWDEERVNSELERTMKDACSKVVSLSRGKNVPLRTAAYILAIGRVGKATVLRGL, from the coding sequence ATGACGCCCGCTGAGGCCACCACGTACTTCTTCAAGCGCGCCGCGCGGACCATGGACATTGGCGAGCGCATCGAGACGCTGCTCATCACGCCGCTGCGCGAGGTGAAAGTGCAGCTCGCGGTGGAGCTCGACTCGGGCGAGATCCGCACCTTCACCGGCTACCGCATCCAGCACGACAACGCGCGCGGGCCCATGAAGGGCGGGCTGCGCTACCACCCGGCGGTCACGCACGAGGAGATGCTCGGGCTGGCGTCGCTGATGAGCTGGAAGACGGCGGTGGTGAACCTGCCCTTCGGCGGCGCCAAGGGCGGCATCGCGGTGGATCCGCACACGCTGCGGCCCAAGGAGCTCGAGCGGCTCACGCGCAAGTACATCGACCAGGTGCACGAGATCATCGGGCCCATGCGCGACATCCCCGCGCCCGACGTGAACACCAACCCCCAGGTGATGGCCTGGGTGATGGACCAGTACTCGAAGTACCACGGGCACGCGCCGGCGGTGGTCACCGGCAAGCCGCTCGACCTCTACGGCTCGCGCGGTCGCGAGGCGGCCACGGGTCGGGGCGTGGCCATCATCACCAACGAGATCCTCCGCGAGCTGGGCAAGAACATCGCCGGCGCGCGCGTGGCGGTGCAGGGCTTCGGCAACGTGGGCAGCCACACCGCGCGGCTCTTGTACGAGGCCGGCGCGAAGATCGTGGGCGTGTCCGACGTGAACGGCGCGCTCTACAAGCCCACCGGCCTCTCCGTGCCCGGCCTGTTCGAGCACGTGAAGCGCTACGGCACCGTGAAGGACTACCCCGAGGGCCAGGCAATGACCAACGCCGAGCTCCTCGCGTGCGACTGCGACATCCTGATTCCGGCGGCCGTCGAAGGGCAGATCACCCTGGAGAATGCGGCGAGCATCCGCGCGGGCCTCATCGTGGAAGCCGCGAACGGCCCGGTGGATCCCGCGGCCGACGAGGCGCTGCATCAGCGCGGCGTGATCGTCGTCCCCGACATCCTCGCCAGCGCGGGCGGCGTCACCGTGAGCTACTTCGAGTGGGTGCAGAACAACCAGCAGCTCTCGTGGGACGAGGAGCGCGTGAACAGCGAGCTCGAGCGCACCATGAAGGACGCGTGCTCGAAGGTCGTGTCGCTCTCGCGCGGCAAGAACGTCCCGCTGCGGACGGCCGCGTACATCCTCGCCATCGGCCGCGTGGGCAAGGCCACCGTGCTGCGCGGGCTGTAA
- a CDS encoding winged helix-turn-helix transcriptional regulator codes for MQRIFQALSDENRRQILRLLKKGSMTAGEIADRMPVGKAALSHHFAILKAADLVRCEKRGQSRVYSLNTTAMEDLASWVFEFTGSSKGKRNGSVKPGAAE; via the coding sequence GTGCAGCGCATCTTCCAAGCGTTGAGCGACGAGAACCGGCGCCAGATCCTGCGCCTGCTCAAGAAGGGCTCCATGACGGCCGGCGAGATCGCCGACCGCATGCCCGTGGGCAAGGCGGCGCTGTCGCACCACTTCGCCATCCTCAAGGCGGCGGATCTGGTGCGCTGCGAGAAGCGCGGTCAGAGCCGGGTGTACTCGCTGAACACCACGGCCATGGAGGATCTGGCGAGCTGGGTGTTCGAGTTCACCGGGAGCAGCAAGGGAAAGCGGAACGGCAGCGTCAAGCCGGGCGCGGCGGAGTAG
- a CDS encoding SdpI family protein, translating to MLTFKTAIVVGLVLGAFGFVVSAFYWPHLPEPMVTHWDAHGTPNGYGSRIVGALVMPAMIVSFGLIFALLARISPQGYGLRQFEDSVAVITIALQVFLLIVHVVTLRAARTGTPLQAGWFLAGMGALFAVMGNRFGKVRRNFFIGIRTPWTLADEEVWLRTHRLAGKLFVLAGLFTMVLALVPNAMLAMIPALLVAGLVPVVYSFVVYRQLHPGARA from the coding sequence ATGTTGACCTTCAAGACGGCAATCGTGGTGGGGCTGGTGCTCGGAGCATTCGGCTTCGTGGTGAGTGCGTTCTACTGGCCGCACCTCCCGGAGCCCATGGTTACGCACTGGGACGCGCACGGCACACCGAACGGCTACGGCTCGCGCATCGTGGGCGCGCTGGTGATGCCAGCGATGATCGTCAGCTTCGGGCTCATCTTCGCGCTGCTCGCGCGCATCTCGCCGCAGGGCTACGGGCTGCGCCAGTTCGAGGACTCGGTCGCGGTGATCACCATCGCGCTGCAGGTGTTCCTGCTCATCGTCCACGTGGTGACGCTGCGGGCGGCGCGCACGGGGACGCCGTTGCAGGCGGGCTGGTTCCTCGCGGGGATGGGCGCGCTCTTCGCGGTGATGGGCAACCGCTTCGGCAAGGTCCGGCGCAACTTCTTCATCGGCATCCGCACCCCCTGGACGCTCGCCGACGAAGAGGTCTGGCTCCGCACCCACCGGCTCGCGGGCAAGCTCTTCGTGCTCGCGGGGCTCTTCACCATGGTGCTCGCGCTGGTGCCGAACGCGATGCTGGCCATGATCCCGGCGCTGCTCGTGGCGGGCCTGGTGCCGGTGGTCTACAGCTTCGTGGTGTACCGGCAGCTCCACCCGGGCGCGCGGGCCTAG
- a CDS encoding SRPBCC domain-containing protein — protein MSVTVRVQPVVLARDWRATLDWISRVFELPVTQSSDSSKFGELLISGEHVGVLGREVPDAGDASCALEIEVFDIEAALERARNNNAKVLSEPSTIGDAGRQASIKLPTGVVVWLWEPDEEQDSSEALGTGPLYFSVRRRIQATPERVFEAITKAGELEKYFVKSAKGDLKVGADVTWSWESDAVGLEVLRTVPNQTVEFVWEAYGVDYLTKVRFDVVPNGKMTRVTIVESGWHNDARGRQSAFDHAEGWTEFLLHLRLYIEKGLDVR, from the coding sequence ATGAGCGTCACCGTTCGTGTCCAACCCGTGGTCCTCGCGCGCGACTGGCGCGCCACGCTCGATTGGATCAGCCGCGTCTTCGAGCTGCCCGTCACCCAGTCGAGCGACAGCTCCAAGTTCGGCGAGCTGCTCATCTCCGGCGAGCACGTGGGCGTGCTCGGGCGCGAGGTGCCCGACGCCGGCGACGCCAGCTGCGCCCTGGAGATCGAGGTCTTCGACATCGAGGCCGCCCTCGAGCGCGCCCGCAACAACAACGCCAAGGTCCTCAGCGAGCCGTCGACCATCGGCGACGCGGGCCGCCAGGCGAGCATCAAGCTCCCCACCGGCGTCGTGGTGTGGCTCTGGGAGCCCGACGAGGAGCAGGACTCCAGCGAGGCCCTGGGCACCGGGCCGCTCTACTTCAGCGTGCGCCGCCGCATCCAGGCCACGCCCGAGCGCGTGTTCGAGGCCATCACCAAGGCCGGCGAGCTGGAGAAGTACTTCGTCAAGAGCGCCAAGGGCGACCTGAAGGTCGGCGCCGACGTGACCTGGTCGTGGGAGAGCGACGCGGTGGGCCTGGAGGTGCTGCGCACGGTGCCCAACCAGACGGTGGAGTTCGTCTGGGAGGCCTACGGCGTGGACTACCTCACCAAGGTGCGCTTCGACGTGGTGCCCAACGGCAAGATGACCCGGGTGACCATCGTCGAGTCGGGCTGGCACAACGACGCCCGCGGCCGCCAGAGCGCCTTCGACCACGCCGAGGGTTGGACGGAGTTCCTGCTCCACCTGCGGCTCTACATCGAGAAGGGCCTCGACGTCCGGTAG
- a CDS encoding PAS domain-containing protein translates to MHGLSGPLPASGERPGATHRTALEVTPEPLFDRLVELAALSAGAPVALLELVEANGVVVKACFGAPLAPLQRSLAPVATTNTPRSVPDAREDAELRDHPFVAGAPNVRAVACAALVDVEGQRLGALITCDLQPRAFDERQLRALALVAEQVQQFLRERRALTRALERELRPVLLLDGVGRVLAASPSALALLPGESPVTELLPVEVVKALRAQQLGGAAYEAVPLTIGARKLFAQLEPVAGGAFVVLRSDDAAAYELNQLRRERALFFALVDGSQDAIFAKDLQGRYMLLNDAAARELGRPRAEVLGRTDHELLPAELAGTRVARDLAVIGAGRTVTYEDTERPGRDAQTWLVNQGVLREPGGRVQGVFGIARDITDRKRVERELELGEERLRLAMSAGRLGAWELEIDNREITLSGATRELVGLAATARLDAVVLEALVHNEDRRRVVASVRAAIRDATELQVEFRMRHGGRGERWFHARGRPISDAVGHVTRLVGVVSDVTAQKEQEQHVSRVSRFQEQLLGIVSHDLRNPLSAIRVWAANAAVEAQTPRAQRAADRIAHSAQRMDRMIGDLLDFTRARLGGGLPVTLAEADLREICAHVSDELGAAHPGRLRLTTWGSAEGHWDSSRLAQVVSNLVGNALVHSPAESPVEVTVRGGDDEVEVEVHNDGVPIPAELQPILFEPFRRGADASRRSANLGLGLYISRELVKAHGGELYVRSDEGHGTTFIMRLPRKKP, encoded by the coding sequence GTGCACGGGCTGAGTGGGCCGCTCCCGGCTTCTGGGGAACGGCCAGGGGCAACCCACCGCACTGCGCTCGAGGTGACGCCGGAGCCGCTGTTCGACCGGCTGGTCGAGCTGGCCGCGCTCTCGGCGGGCGCGCCGGTGGCCCTCCTCGAGCTCGTCGAGGCCAACGGCGTCGTGGTCAAGGCGTGCTTCGGCGCGCCCCTCGCTCCCCTGCAGCGCTCGCTCGCGCCCGTCGCGACCACGAACACGCCGCGCTCGGTGCCCGACGCCCGCGAGGATGCCGAGCTTCGCGATCATCCCTTCGTCGCAGGAGCGCCGAACGTCCGCGCGGTGGCGTGCGCCGCGCTCGTCGACGTCGAGGGACAGCGGCTGGGTGCGCTGATCACGTGCGATCTGCAGCCCCGCGCCTTCGACGAGCGCCAGCTTCGCGCCCTCGCGCTCGTGGCTGAGCAGGTGCAGCAGTTCCTGCGCGAGCGGCGCGCGCTGACCCGCGCGCTGGAGCGCGAGCTTCGGCCGGTGCTGCTCCTCGACGGCGTGGGTCGGGTGCTGGCGGCGAGCCCGTCGGCCCTGGCGCTGCTCCCTGGCGAGTCGCCGGTCACGGAGCTCTTGCCGGTCGAGGTGGTGAAGGCGCTGCGCGCGCAGCAGCTCGGCGGGGCGGCGTACGAGGCGGTGCCGCTCACCATCGGGGCGCGCAAGCTGTTCGCGCAGCTGGAGCCGGTGGCCGGCGGCGCCTTCGTGGTGCTGCGCAGCGACGACGCCGCCGCCTACGAGCTCAACCAGCTCCGCCGTGAGCGCGCGCTCTTCTTCGCCCTCGTCGACGGCAGCCAGGACGCCATCTTCGCCAAGGACCTGCAGGGCCGGTACATGCTGCTCAACGACGCCGCCGCCCGCGAGCTGGGCCGCCCGCGCGCCGAGGTGCTCGGTCGGACGGATCACGAGCTGCTCCCGGCAGAGCTCGCCGGCACCCGCGTGGCGCGCGATCTGGCCGTCATCGGCGCGGGCCGCACCGTGACCTACGAGGACACCGAGCGGCCTGGCCGGGATGCGCAGACCTGGCTCGTGAACCAGGGCGTGCTCCGCGAGCCCGGCGGGCGGGTGCAGGGCGTGTTCGGCATCGCCCGCGACATCACCGATCGCAAGCGCGTGGAGCGCGAGCTCGAGCTCGGCGAGGAGCGCCTCCGACTGGCGATGTCCGCGGGCCGCCTGGGTGCCTGGGAGCTGGAGATCGACAACCGCGAGATCACGCTCTCGGGCGCGACGCGGGAGCTGGTGGGCCTGGCCGCGACGGCGCGGCTCGACGCGGTGGTGCTCGAGGCGCTGGTGCACAACGAGGATCGTCGGCGCGTGGTGGCGTCGGTGCGCGCGGCCATTCGCGACGCCACCGAGCTGCAGGTGGAGTTCCGCATGCGCCACGGCGGCCGCGGCGAGCGCTGGTTCCACGCGCGCGGGCGCCCCATCTCCGACGCCGTGGGCCACGTGACGCGGCTCGTGGGCGTGGTGTCCGACGTGACCGCGCAGAAGGAGCAGGAGCAGCACGTGTCGCGCGTGTCGCGGTTCCAGGAGCAGCTGTTGGGCATCGTGAGCCACGATCTGCGCAACCCGCTCTCGGCGATCCGGGTGTGGGCCGCGAACGCCGCGGTGGAGGCGCAGACGCCCCGGGCGCAGCGCGCGGCCGACCGCATCGCGCACTCGGCGCAGCGCATGGATCGCATGATCGGCGACCTGCTCGACTTCACCCGCGCGCGGCTCGGCGGCGGTCTGCCGGTGACGTTGGCCGAGGCCGATCTGCGCGAGATCTGCGCGCACGTGAGCGACGAGCTCGGCGCCGCGCATCCCGGGCGGCTGCGGCTCACCACCTGGGGCTCGGCCGAGGGCCACTGGGATTCGAGCCGGCTGGCGCAGGTCGTCTCCAACCTGGTGGGCAACGCGCTGGTGCACTCGCCGGCGGAGAGCCCGGTGGAGGTCACGGTTCGCGGCGGCGACGACGAGGTGGAGGTCGAGGTGCACAACGACGGCGTGCCGATTCCCGCCGAGCTTCAGCCGATCCTGTTCGAGCCGTTCCGCCGAGGTGCAGACGCGAGCCGGCGGAGCGCGAACCTTGGACTCGGGCTCTACATCAGCCGCGAGCTGGTGAAGGCCCACGGCGGCGAGCTCTACGTCCGCTCGGACGAAGGGCACGGCACCACGTTCATCATGCGGCTGCCGAGGAAGAAGCCGTAG
- a CDS encoding ribonuclease Z, producing MKVTPLGISSGRPTLTRGLSSVAVQLDGPLVLLDCGEGTQWQLARASMRPTSKLEAVFITHLHGDHLTGLPGLLGTMTLEGRSAPLFIAGPLGLREYLEQMRKLALVRPHFELRIHEVEKPGLVYEGDGFRVLADELTHRVRTFGYRLEEHDRPGRFDAARADALGVKGPLRMKLIHGESVKTAEGREVTPAEVVGPARPGLKLAYCTDCVPCDGAVRLATGADLLVHEATYLVGHVDEAKERGHSTAAQAAEIAKRAGAKRLLLTHFSPRYETLEAHLEEARAVFTQSEVAVELQALELVPPG from the coding sequence ATGAAGGTCACTCCGCTCGGCATCTCCTCGGGCCGGCCCACGCTCACCCGCGGGCTCTCCAGCGTGGCCGTGCAGCTCGACGGACCCCTGGTGCTGCTCGACTGCGGCGAGGGCACGCAGTGGCAGCTCGCCCGCGCGTCGATGCGGCCCACAAGCAAGCTCGAGGCCGTCTTCATCACCCACCTGCACGGCGACCACCTCACCGGGCTGCCGGGCTTGCTGGGCACGATGACGCTCGAGGGCCGCTCGGCGCCGCTCTTCATCGCCGGGCCGCTCGGCCTGCGCGAGTACCTGGAGCAGATGCGCAAGCTGGCCCTGGTGCGGCCGCACTTCGAGCTGCGCATCCACGAGGTGGAGAAGCCGGGGCTCGTCTACGAGGGCGACGGCTTCCGGGTGCTGGCCGACGAGCTCACGCACCGGGTGCGGACGTTCGGCTACCGGCTCGAGGAGCACGATCGGCCGGGCCGCTTCGACGCCGCGCGCGCCGATGCGCTGGGCGTGAAGGGCCCGCTGCGCATGAAGCTCATCCACGGCGAGTCGGTGAAGACGGCCGAGGGCCGCGAGGTGACGCCCGCAGAGGTCGTCGGTCCGGCGCGGCCCGGGCTGAAGCTCGCCTACTGCACCGACTGCGTGCCCTGCGACGGCGCGGTGCGGCTCGCCACGGGCGCAGACCTGCTCGTGCATGAGGCCACGTACCTGGTGGGTCACGTGGACGAGGCCAAGGAGCGCGGCCACTCGACGGCCGCCCAGGCCGCGGAGATCGCCAAGCGCGCGGGCGCCAAGCGGCTCCTGCTCACGCACTTCTCGCCCCGGTACGAGACGCTCGAGGCCCACCTCGAGGAGGCGCGAGCCGTCTTCACCCAGAGTGAAGTGGCCGTGGAGCTGCAGGCGCTGGAGCTGGTGCCGCCGGGTTAG
- a CDS encoding YhfC family intramembrane metalloprotease: protein MLKTILLLTASALTIAAGVLAVSWSVKKRFQIRTDLFGFGALCFVAAQAVHIPVLIGLTAIFKHWPISDASLKLAVNVLILGGTAGLFEELSRYLFLRSPKLGATRWADALGFGLGHGGVEALLLTLGMPIQAGYLLWKGDELIAQVKAKSPESADAVVKQVESLRHMDLNLALLPIWERALAILLHVALTLVVWKAVRTGRRGWLALAILWHAAIDGAVVWAAQKGLGPVQIELAFTAASTLSAAVVWRSWRANRESARPALA from the coding sequence ATGTTGAAGACCATCCTGCTGCTCACCGCCAGCGCGCTGACCATCGCCGCCGGCGTGCTGGCGGTCTCATGGAGCGTGAAGAAGCGCTTCCAGATCCGCACCGATCTCTTCGGCTTCGGCGCGCTCTGCTTCGTGGCCGCGCAGGCGGTTCACATCCCGGTGCTCATCGGCCTGACCGCCATCTTCAAGCACTGGCCCATCTCCGACGCGTCGCTGAAGCTGGCCGTGAACGTGCTCATCCTCGGCGGGACGGCGGGGCTCTTCGAGGAGCTCTCGCGCTACCTGTTCTTGCGGAGCCCGAAGCTCGGCGCCACGCGCTGGGCGGACGCGCTCGGCTTCGGGCTCGGACACGGCGGCGTGGAGGCGCTGCTGCTCACGCTGGGAATGCCCATCCAGGCGGGCTACCTGCTCTGGAAGGGCGACGAGCTCATCGCACAGGTGAAGGCGAAGAGCCCGGAGTCGGCCGACGCGGTGGTGAAGCAGGTGGAGTCGCTGCGCCACATGGACCTGAACCTGGCGCTCCTGCCCATCTGGGAGCGCGCGCTGGCCATCCTGCTGCACGTGGCGCTGACGCTAGTCGTCTGGAAGGCGGTGCGGACCGGTCGGCGCGGCTGGTTGGCGCTGGCCATTCTCTGGCACGCGGCCATCGACGGCGCGGTGGTGTGGGCGGCGCAGAAGGGCCTGGGCCCGGTTCAGATTGAGCTCGCCTTCACCGCGGCGTCGACGCTGTCCGCGGCCGTCGTCTGGCGCAGCTGGCGCGCGAACCGCGAGTCCGCGCGCCCGGCGCTGGCCTGA
- the bioB gene encoding biotin synthase BioB, which yields MTPEIRHDWTLAEVRAIHDLPLFDLVYRAQTVHRAVFQEQKVQLCSLLSVKTGGCPENCAYCPQSAHYETKVKSEKLMDPASVVEAAKQAKAAGATRFCMGAAWREVRDGKQFDSVLEMVRGVKSLGLEACTTLGMLTADQAKRLKEAGCDAYNHNLDTSPEHYGKIISTRDYEDRLRTLKNVREAGITVCSGGIIGMGESTDDRCKLLLTLAAQTPHPESVPINMLVAVEGTPLQDAKPVDTLEMVRMIATARILMPQAMVRLSAGRLQMNQEAQLLCMMAGANSVFFGEKLLTTGNPEFTEDMALFEKAGIKPLEPNARP from the coding sequence ATGACGCCCGAGATCCGCCACGACTGGACCCTCGCCGAGGTCCGCGCCATCCACGACCTGCCGCTCTTCGACCTCGTGTACCGCGCGCAGACCGTGCACCGCGCCGTGTTCCAGGAGCAGAAGGTCCAGCTCTGTTCCTTGCTCTCGGTGAAGACCGGCGGCTGCCCGGAGAACTGCGCGTACTGCCCGCAGTCGGCGCACTACGAGACCAAGGTGAAGTCGGAGAAGCTGATGGATCCGGCGAGCGTCGTCGAGGCGGCCAAGCAGGCCAAGGCCGCGGGCGCCACGCGCTTCTGCATGGGCGCGGCCTGGCGCGAGGTGCGCGACGGCAAGCAGTTCGACAGCGTGCTGGAGATGGTGCGCGGCGTGAAGTCGCTCGGCCTCGAGGCCTGCACCACGCTGGGCATGCTCACGGCGGACCAGGCCAAGCGCCTCAAGGAAGCCGGCTGCGACGCCTACAACCACAACCTCGACACCTCGCCGGAGCACTACGGCAAGATCATCAGCACCCGCGACTACGAGGACCGGCTGCGCACGCTCAAGAACGTGCGCGAGGCGGGCATCACGGTGTGCTCGGGCGGCATCATCGGCATGGGCGAGAGCACCGACGATCGCTGCAAGCTGCTGCTCACGCTCGCCGCGCAGACGCCGCATCCCGAGTCCGTGCCCATCAACATGCTGGTGGCCGTCGAGGGCACGCCGCTGCAGGACGCGAAGCCCGTCGACACGCTGGAGATGGTGCGCATGATCGCCACCGCGCGGATCCTGATGCCGCAGGCGATGGTGCGGCTCTCCGCGGGGCGCTTGCAGATGAACCAGGAAGCGCAGCTGCTCTGCATGATGGCCGGCGCGAACTCGGTGTTCTTCGGCGAGAAGCTGCTCACCACGGGCAACCCCGAGTTCACCGAGGACATGGCGCTCTTCGAGAAGGCGGGCATCAAGCCGCTGGAGCCGAACGCGCGGCCGTGA